The following proteins come from a genomic window of Botrytis cinerea B05.10 chromosome 14, complete sequence:
- the Bcgpi11 gene encoding Bcgpi11, protein MPLIDPITMSGISPVSGDTSKSKSFPTEFLSSDMARIITHIQPAILLSAYYFRFNALVADPVHTLLHSLLPVALLQVVYAVVCLPAAGSNMAKKLKPGEKRKGLEGGEYNHKIFTTIFALILTATTVPAVTALQILFGAPFTTHIEHTLLSSAHISLLALFPLFYIHGVDSVRWLEVASLYAPIDEVFGAAFGCALGAWLGAVPIPLDWDREWQKWPVTVVTGAFGGYVVGKFIGGFAGLRGKRIELE, encoded by the exons ATGCCATTGATCGATCCCATCACCATGTCCGGAATCAGCCCAGTATCTGGAGATACCTCCAAGTCCAAATCATTCCCCACGGAATTCCTTTCTTCAGACATGGCTCGTATCATCACTCACATCCAGCCAGCTATCCTTTTATCTGCATATTATTTCAGATTCAATGCTTTGGTCGCAGACCCGGTACACACCCTATTACATTCGTTGCTGCCTGTCGCGTTATTGCAGGTTGTCTACGCTGTTGTATGTCTACCAGCTGCTGGATCAAATATGgcgaagaaattgaagccGGGAGAGAAGCGGAAAGGATTGGAGGGCGGAGAGTATAATCACAAAATATTT ACAACCATATTCGCCCTTATTCTAACAGCCACCACTGTCCCCGCCGTCACGGCCCTACAAATCCTCTTTGGCGCTCCCTTCACCACCCACATCGAACATACACTTCTTTCCTCGGCCCACATCTCGCTTCTAGCACTCTTCCCCCTCTTCTATATCCATGGTGTAGATTCAGTCAGATGGCTCGAAGTAGCGTCGTTGTATGCGCCAATTGATGAAGTTTTCGGTGCAGCATTCGGATGTGCGCTTGGTGCTTGGTTGGGCGCAGTACCTATTCCTTTGGATTGGGATAGGGAATGGCAGAAATGGCCTGTTACTGTTGTTACGGGTGCATTCGGGGGGTATGTTGTGGGGAAGTTTATTGGAGGGTTTGCGGGgttgagagggaagagaattGAGTTGGAGTAG